The Phacochoerus africanus isolate WHEZ1 chromosome X, ROS_Pafr_v1, whole genome shotgun sequence genome has a segment encoding these proteins:
- the VSIG4 gene encoding V-set and immunoglobulin domain-containing protein 4 isoform X2 — MGLLLGLWLLSHLLVVTYGHPILEVPKSVTGPWKGDVNIPCTYGPLQGYTQILVKWLVQHGSDPVTIFLRDSSGDHIQQAKYRGRLHVNHEVPGDVSLQLNTLEMDDRSHYTCEVTWQTPDGNQVVRDKIIELHVQKLSVSKPTVTTGSGYGFTVPQGMRISLQCQAQGSPPISYAWYKKQTKNEAPIKIGALGTLLFKPAVVTDSGSYFCTAKGRVGSEQHSDTVKFVVKDSSNPLEAKTKTPPTMQSPLEATSTVNSSWVWTTEMDGYIEKTSTGPGKGLPIFAIILIISLCCIMVITLTYIMLYRKTSQQGCMPGRPVTLVNP, encoded by the exons ATGGGACTCTTACTGGGCCTGTGGCTCCTGAGCCACCTACTGGTGGTCACCTATG GCCATCCAATCCTGGAAGTGCCCAAGAGTGTGACAGGGCCTTGGAAAGGGGATGTAAATATTCCCTGCACCTATGGTCCTCTGCAAGGCTATACACAAATCTTGGTAAAGTGGCTGGTACAACATGGCTCAGACCCAGTCACCATCTTTCTACGAgactcctctggagaccatatcCAGCAGGCAAAGTATCGGGGCCGCCTGCATGtaaaccatgaggttccaggagATGTTTCACTCCAACTGAATACCTTGGAAATGGATGACCGGAGCCACTATACTTGTGAAGTCACTTGGCAGACCCCTGATGGCAACCAAGTCGTGAGAGATAAGATCATTGAACTCCATGTCCAGAAAC TCTCTGTTTCCAAGCCCACGGTGACAACTGGCAGTGGCTACGGATTCACAGTACCCCAGGGAATGAGGATTAGTCTTCAATGCCAGGCTCAGGGTTCTCCTCCCATCAGTTATGCTTGGTACAAGAAACAGACTAAAAATGAAGCACCCATCAAGATAGGAGCCTTGGGTACATTGCTCTTCAAGCCAGCAGTGGTGACCGATTCGGGCTCCTATTTCTGTACTGCCAAGGGTCGGGTAGGCTCTGAGCAGCACAGTGACACCGTGAAGTTTGTCGTCAAAG ATTCCTCAAATCCACTTGAAGCCAAGACTAAGACACCTCCAACTATGCAATCACCCTTGGAAG CAACATCCACAGTGAACTCATCCTGGGTCTGGACCACTGAAATGGATGGCTACATTGAGAAGACCAGTACTGGTCCAG GAAAAGGACTGCCTATCTTTGCCATCATTCTCAtcatttccttgtgctgtataatGGTCATCACCCTGACGTATATTATGCTCTATCGGAAGACATCCCAACAGG GGTGCATGCCGGGGAGGCCAGTGACTCTGGTGAATCCATGA
- the VSIG4 gene encoding V-set and immunoglobulin domain-containing protein 4 isoform X1, which yields MGLLLGLWLLSHLLVVTYGHPILEVPKSVTGPWKGDVNIPCTYGPLQGYTQILVKWLVQHGSDPVTIFLRDSSGDHIQQAKYRGRLHVNHEVPGDVSLQLNTLEMDDRSHYTCEVTWQTPDGNQVVRDKIIELHVQKLSVSKPTVTTGSGYGFTVPQGMRISLQCQAQGSPPISYAWYKKQTKNEAPIKIGALGTLLFKPAVVTDSGSYFCTAKGRVGSEQHSDTVKFVVKDSSNPLEAKTKTPPTMQSPLEATSTVNSSWVWTTEMDGYIEKTSTGPGKGLPIFAIILIISLCCIMVITLTYIMLYRKTSQQEHVYEVARVHAGEASDSGESMRVAIYASGYSSEDPPSQTLGNDYSDEPCLGQEYQIIAQVNGDYTRLLHTVPWNYEHLATKGKGVC from the exons ATGGGACTCTTACTGGGCCTGTGGCTCCTGAGCCACCTACTGGTGGTCACCTATG GCCATCCAATCCTGGAAGTGCCCAAGAGTGTGACAGGGCCTTGGAAAGGGGATGTAAATATTCCCTGCACCTATGGTCCTCTGCAAGGCTATACACAAATCTTGGTAAAGTGGCTGGTACAACATGGCTCAGACCCAGTCACCATCTTTCTACGAgactcctctggagaccatatcCAGCAGGCAAAGTATCGGGGCCGCCTGCATGtaaaccatgaggttccaggagATGTTTCACTCCAACTGAATACCTTGGAAATGGATGACCGGAGCCACTATACTTGTGAAGTCACTTGGCAGACCCCTGATGGCAACCAAGTCGTGAGAGATAAGATCATTGAACTCCATGTCCAGAAAC TCTCTGTTTCCAAGCCCACGGTGACAACTGGCAGTGGCTACGGATTCACAGTACCCCAGGGAATGAGGATTAGTCTTCAATGCCAGGCTCAGGGTTCTCCTCCCATCAGTTATGCTTGGTACAAGAAACAGACTAAAAATGAAGCACCCATCAAGATAGGAGCCTTGGGTACATTGCTCTTCAAGCCAGCAGTGGTGACCGATTCGGGCTCCTATTTCTGTACTGCCAAGGGTCGGGTAGGCTCTGAGCAGCACAGTGACACCGTGAAGTTTGTCGTCAAAG ATTCCTCAAATCCACTTGAAGCCAAGACTAAGACACCTCCAACTATGCAATCACCCTTGGAAG CAACATCCACAGTGAACTCATCCTGGGTCTGGACCACTGAAATGGATGGCTACATTGAGAAGACCAGTACTGGTCCAG GAAAAGGACTGCCTATCTTTGCCATCATTCTCAtcatttccttgtgctgtataatGGTCATCACCCTGACGTATATTATGCTCTATCGGAAGACATCCCAACAGG aGCATGTATATGAAGTGGCCAG GGTGCATGCCGGGGAGGCCAGTGACTCTGGTGAATCCATGAGGGTGGCCATCTACGCAAGTGGCTACTCCAGTGAAGATCCACCTTCCCAGACTCTGGGCAACGACTATTCTGATGAGCCTTGCCTAGGCCAGGAGTACCAGATCATCGCCCAGGTCAATGGTGACTACACTCGCTTGCTGCACACAGTTCCCTGGAATTATGAGCATCTGGCCACTAAGGGCAAGGGTGTCTGCTAA